CCACTTGGGATAATCCGTCCAATCAAAGTAAAGAGGTTTTCCCAAGTGGACGGATTGAAATTGAGAATAAGGATATTGAGGTGATGCATTTGAGTAATTAGGAGGAACTTGATGAAACCCGAAGAAAGGATGCTtgtctctttctttcttatcttcttcatcaacttgtTCGCCTTCTTCTCGATCCTAGCGttcatcttctcttttcttcttttcttggccTCCAAGTCTTCACCCTCAAGTTCATCACTTGAGCTCAAGTCGTCACTTAAGCTTGCTACATGTACGGAGGGAGGTCGACTCCTTAGAAGCTGACCAGAGGGGTCTAtgggacctcctccaaagcttggAGTAGCACCAACAACGGCAGCGGCTCGAGCGGCAACTTCTTCAACGGTGGCAAGTCCATCCCCATTATGAGACATCTTGAATCCCTTAGCGGTTAAGCCTTAATCAAGAGATTAGGCTCTGATACtaattgaaaggatcttgtgatgcctagagaGGATGTGTGAATAGGCTCACTTTAAAATTTTCCTAAAAAAGTTCACAGCGGTATTAGATaagtcggaacttccgacaccgTGTCGGAACTTTCGACACCGTGTCGGAACTTTCGATGGATCGAAACTTCCGGTACAGGGGCGGAATTTCCGACGGCAGGAAATGAGCTGaacaaaattcaaaatgaaaCTTGAATCTGCCAATTTTGTTTGAATCAAAGGATTATAAATGATGAGTAAATACTACTGCAGGTGATAGATATGCAAGGAACTACACAAATTTATAGATTAGCTCAAATCAAGCTTCTAGGTTAAAAAGAACTCGAGGAACACAACAAGCAAATAAgacaaaggatttgtttaccgaagttcacttccacaaaggaagctacatctccgttgaggagctcacaaagagccgaTTCCTCagtaaccctttacctctctcaatcaaaCAGAAACGAGGATTGAgttacttactatgaatccacgaAGGATGGGGTGATACAAACATTCCcgggcgcaccacacaaagagggcgcTCAAACGGGTGACGCCTAACCGtatagaagcaagcttcaagagaaACCAACGTGAATCAAAGGCCGAAGATACTttaagtgctcttgagatgaacttgttgaacCTCACACTTAAAGTCCCAAGCCTCACACCTCTTTTCCTTCTCTCACCCAAGCTCTAACTCAAACTCTCAAAAATTTAGCTCAAAGAGGGAGTGGGAAGAAGCATTGAATGCTCTAGAGAGTGTTTTTCTTGGGGTAGGTCAGCAGCCATGGAGGGGGctaagggggtatttatacctgAGCCCCAAAACCAGCCGTTACAGTGCTGTTATGTGCTTGTCGGAACTTACAACACAGAGTCGGATTTTCGTGCTTGTCGGAACTTACAACACAGAGTCGGATTTTCCAACACAGTTAAACTAAAATGGCTAGGAACTTCCCTCAATAAATGCTCTTTCTGTTGTTCTTATGCAAGTTATAAATTCCTTTGTGTCATTGATCTATGCAAGTTTGAGTATTCTCTGCtggaaattaaattaaattataTCTTAAGTTTTGCTTCATGACAAAGTACCTTCGTGCTATTTGTTGGATTATGTGCTTTTAGTTGCTTACTCTTGGTATCTCTAAGAATTACCAGTCAGAATCTGAATATGTCAATAATCATAGGAAGTTACAAGACAACCTTTTTTTCCCCCCATAAACGTTGATTTAAGAAACCTCATCAGGAAAAATATATCTTCTTTGCCCTATATTGTTTTGCAGCTTCATGGAAATGGATCCATTAAAGTCCTCAGTTCTATTACCACTCAAAATCATGAAAGAATTGCCTGTCCAACTAGATTCCTAAGAGCAGCTCATGAGACATCTGAAATTCAAGGGGAGTAATAAACACGCCAAAATGGAGTAGAACTCCAGAAAGGATGAAAAATCCTAGAAGTACACATTTTTATTTGTTATATGAGCAAGATAATGGAATAAAACACTTATATGGTAAACAATCAAATGTGGGTACAGGGTAAACAATCAAAGAAATTTCCATTCCTTCAACAGGACAGGAAACGATTATATATATGTGCTTCGTGATTATGTGAATGTCTGAATCTTACTTTGGTAACAGCACTCTTGAAAGTAGCAAAGGAGATGCTTACTGGTAGGATTAGTGTCTAAGGTTGTTGGATAACCACAAACTCTAACAAAGTGTTCCAGTGTATGTTTGTCAAAATACGGCTGACAAAGAAAAATTATAATGCCCTGCTCAGCAACTTGTACAAATCTGTTTCAGTAGTAAGCAAGCATATCAAACTTCTATTGTCAGAGGTCCAAAATAATTCTATTTCCAGAAGATGTCTGCAAATCAACACACAACTACAACCTGTAATCTAACATCGACAAGTGCAAGAGAACACACGTAGCCAGTACAAACATCAGGAAGGGCAACTTCACACAAGCATCGCAAACATTTACTCAAAGCCCCAAAATCCTAGCCAGTCAGTGTGCATCAACTTGGTAACCATCTCACTATCAGCAAATTTGGCCATGTGACAGTAAAAATCTCACAACAGAACTTGATAATCTGATATTGCAGACCATTATAATCGCTTAATTTGATCATACTTCAAACTACATAGCCAAAGGCAGTACAGAATCGTCGTCGAATTTAACCACTGTGAACCAAAAGTCACCACAGATACAAAAACGATCGAAGCTCGTCAGATTCAGTTTTCGAGTCCGGGCACCTGTATGCGCCGGCTGGCCTCGGACTTCTTGCCGCCGAGGAACTCGTCGGGGACGACCTTGAGCTGCTTGCGCTTCTTGGACTTGGCGATCTTCTGAATGGTCTTGGGGTTGGTGACCCGCTGCAGCTTGGTGCCCGTGCGCAGCACGTTCTCCTGCTTGCGCTTCTCCCGCTCCTCGCGCGCCTTCCGCTTCGCCACCTTGTTCTGCCGGATCTCCTCCTTGAGCTCCGCCTTGCGGGCCTGGTACGCGCGCTTCAGCGACTTCTCCCGGACGCGCTGCTCCAGCGGGGTCGGCTTCCGCGACACCACCACGGCCGAGGCGCGCCGGGTGCGGGGCTCCTTCCACCGGCGCCCCGACACGCGCCCGGCGATGACGCCGTCGTAGGTGGGCCGGCCGAAGGAGGCCGGCTTCGAGGGGTCCGACAGGGAAGGCATGGCGCGGAGCTTGGACGGCCGGGGCGCGTCGGCGTCCAGGTCCATGGagtccgcggccgccgcctcagcctcctccgcctcctcgcggCGCTTGCGCttgccgcgctcgccgccgaggccCTCATCGAGGTAGCGGAAATCGAGGTGGGAGGCCATGGTGGGTGGGATCGACGGGGCGCTTGAGGCGCGGGATTGAGAGAGGGAGAACtaaggcggaggcggcggcggctttaTTAGGGTTTGGGAGTAGCACCAGAGGATGGCGGGTTTATTGTGGTTGAGCTGGGCCATTTTTTGGTTTGAGCCGTTTTATGCAATATTAAGAGCAATGCATCCTCGTCCTACGGCCCACGAAGCAGCCCGGCCCAAGACGGCGGCTTCTTCCTCGAGACGCTTCCTCGTGCTCGCACCCaaggcccgcggcggcggcgggcagcgtcGCACGCAGCGCTGGTCCGTGAAGACTCGGCTCCTGTAGGGCGGCGGAAGTCGCTGGGGCGCCGGAACTGGGTGTGTGGGAAGGCAGGACGCTGGTCCAAAGGTCAGTGCCCAGGACCAAGTGGCGGCGAGCAGGCGTTGGTAGTTGGGTTCTCGACTGGGGCTGTGGGGAAGGCCTGAAATTTTTAACAATTAGAAACTTCTCTAGCCTTAAGGTATTTCTCTTTGCCACCTGTTCCTCTTTGCAATTAGAATTTTTTTCCGTCCAGGCTACTGAATTAGTTTGAGTTGGGCAATGCGTGCCCAAATTAAGGTTTGATGATTTGATTGTATATGCGTAAGTAGAAGAGAAGATTTTATGGTATCATCACCAGTCTCAGTttttcaaaaaaggaaaaacatgcAAATATGTTAGTAGATTTttgaaagaagatagagaaggTGGAACTTCGGAGATCAATTATACTACTCATGTCTATTTCACTCATTTGGTAGGATACTATTTCTAATATTCATGCCAAGTCAGATACATATCGGATCAGTTGGGTGTTATCCACACTATTTGTAAAACCCTGTTAAACTACCTCATGAACATTGTGCCTTGGCACCCAAATCATACCTGAACGCTGATGGTGCTGAGAATATGCTTCATCGCTGTTTAAGTGTTGGCAGATGGTACCCTTGATAGCAATTCTAAAGGTCAGGTCATTGAGCAtctcaaaagaaaagggggGATCACGATACTTCTGGCACATGCTCACAGCTGGGAGGCAATAGTAGCAAGAGGGCACATGCTCACAGCTTCTTGGTGGTGGTTAGGAATCGGGGAAAAGAGGGAAAGCTCAAACTGTTCGTGTCTTCGATGtatttgtgcccaattattggttaaaatTGACATGATCCACGAAAGTTATGCTAATGTATATTTTAAAATATGTGTTCTTTCTTATTAATGGCAATAACATGTAGCTTTCTCTAACCAACCGGAGGATACATATTAGTCAACGTTTGGTCTCACATGTACTTCGTGTTCTATGTATACCCCTCTTAATCTACAACTACACATAATTAGGAGCTTCTGCTGGTCTGGACGTGTGCCGTGCATAGGATGAGGCTTGGGATTCAAATGGGAAGAATGCTGGTCCTTATGCTGCACTGATGtttgctttcttcttctttttttgtttcaaacCGTGTGGCAATCCTACTAGTGGTCGCTTTGTTTGGGTTTTTATGGGGTACAGCCATACCCTCAGGCCTTGATACACCTATATTGTAGACCTGTTAAGCTGTTATCTTTCTACTAAATTGGTAAGTAAATTTCATGAATAAATGTCACATATTTGCAAATAGATCGTAGTATACATGGGCATATCATATCACCTACTTATTCTCTTAACCACTTAATTGTTCAACTATAGGCATGGTTCCTTTTTGAAATTTGATTGTTAGTTTAAAACTGAATATTCATCTGTATTCAATTATGTTTTGTCTTGCACGGCATGTGTGCAGAACTGAGATATGGAGGACGAAGAAAACATTGAGGATGAACTGTTTTTTGTGGACTCACAACTCCAGGACATTCAAGGTATGATCACACTAAACACTTCCCAGTTGATAGACAATTAGACATGAATTGTTAATTCAAGGTATGATACATGCATCCTTTTCCCTGACTATTCGTCTGTATCAGCTACTTACTGAATTGTTAATGCATGTTTAAGTTTTAATCATAATGGACATGAAAGTTCACTTTATCTCCCTTTTCTTTGGTCCTGAAGTCAATAAACACTTTTATCTCCCTTTGTCTCCTCCTTGATTGCTGGAGACTCCCAGGCTTCCGTGTACTgttgtagttttttttaaaaaaaatagaaataaaaactTGATCACATGGGGAGACTCCTCCCCCTGGGCTAAGGTGCCATGCTCCAAACCCGAGTCCAGAGAGGAGTTTCAACGACTCCCGGAGTTCAATGCTCTAACTGGTCCACACACGAGAAGCTTGGCAGTACTGTTGTAGGGTTAGCTATTGTGTTAATAACAGGTTTTCTCAATTATTGTTGCATTACCCATTATTCTTAGGGCCCTTCATGTGCTTCTTGATGTGTGGAGAGACAATTTTGATCCCTCTCAGTTATCAGTGTTAACAACCAGGAGGTTTTATTTAGCGTCACACTAACAGCAGACATATTTTTTGGATTAGTCCTTTTGAGTGCTATACTGAGTATTTTGTGGACAAGGAATGCCACTGCTTCAATTTTCACAGTTGAAATTAATGCTTTCCAGGACAAATTAAAACATTACTTGATCGCCAAGAGGAGTTGTATGAGTGACAGTCACAGTTAAAGGCTTTGCTGGAAGTATCTAAGAAATCCAGAAACAAATCAAATTATGAATCTTCAGTTACTCTGGAAGATTGGTCTGGGAGCTTCCCATGGGATTCTCAGGCTGATGATACCAGATTCAATATATTTGGCATCACCTCCTACCGATCAAATCAACGAGAAGTAAGTTTACAGCAGAAATAatctgtttcttttttaaaaaaatccttcCTCTTGGGCACACCTAGTTATAACCTAAAAGAAATGCACAATAGATGTTCAAAGTGTTTTGGTTCTTTCTGATGGTTTTTGGATTACCATTCCTCTGATATCCCTATTGTTTTTATATCCTTTTTGTTTAGTGCTGATCCTAATTTTACACCCATAGGCTATGTTATATTGTATAATTTCATCTTATTTTCCACTCTTGTAATGCATATTGTGCTTACAGATAATTAACGCAGTCATGAGTCAAAAGGATGTTCTGGTCATAATGGCTGCTGGTGGAGGGAAGAGCCTGTGTTACCAACTCCCAGCTGTATTTCATAATGGAATTGCATTGGTTGTCAGCCCAATACTTTCTCTTATCCAGGACCAGGTTGTTAACCTGtaaacatctttttttttccttgccctATACATGCACATGTTAATTTTTGAAAAGTTGTACTGTTCTAGGTCATGGGACTGGCAGATTTAGGTATAGCAGCTTACATGCTGACTTCAACTACCAACAAGGAAGTTGAGAAGTTCATCTATAGGGCACTTGATAAAGGTGAAGGAGAATTGAAGATATTATATGTGACACCAGAAAAGATATCGAAAAGTAAAAGGTTCATGCCTAAGCTTGAGAAATGCCATCTTGCTGGACGTCTTTCTCTCGTTGCAGTAGATGTGAGTGATGATAATACTTGTTTCTATTTGTGCCTAATCCCCAAAATTGTTACAGTACACTAATATCGTTTCTCTCAATAAATGCTCTTTCTGTTGTTCTTATGCAAGTTATAAATTCCTTTGTGTCATTGATCTATGCAAGTTTGAGTATTCTCTGCtggaaattaaattaaattataTCTTAAGTTTTGCTTCATGACAAAGTACCTTCGTGCTATTTGTTGGATTATGTGCTTTTAGTTGCTTACTCTTGGTATCTCTAAGAATTACCAGTCAGAATCTGAATATGTCAATAATCATAGGAAGTTACAAGACAACCTTTTTTTCCCCCCATAAACGTTGATTTAAGAAACCTCATCAGGAAAAATATATCTTCTTTGCCCTATATTGTTTTGCAGCTTCATGGAAATGGATCCATTAAAGTCCTCAGTTCTATTACCACTCAAAATCATGAAAGAATTGCCTGTCCAACTAGATTCCTAAGAGCAGCTCATGAGACAACTGAAATTCAAGGGGAGTAATAAACACGCCAAAATGGAGTAGAACTCCAGAAAGGATGAAAAATCCTAGAAGTACACATTTTTATTTGTTATATGAGCAAGATAATGGAATAAAACACTTATATGGTAAACAATCAAATGTGGGTACAGGGTAAACAATCAAAGAAATTTCCATTCCTTCAACAGGATAGGAAACGATTATATATGTGTGCTTCGTGATTATGTGAATGTCTGAATCTTACTTTGGTAACAGCACTCTTGAATGTAGCAAAGGATATGCTTACTGGTAGGATTAGTGTCTAAGGTTGTTGGATAACCACAAACTCTAACAAAGTGTTCCAGTGTATGTTTGTCAAAATACAGCTGACAAAGAAAAATTATAATGCCCTGCTCAGCAACTTGTACAAATCTGTTTCAGTAGTAAGCAAGCATATCAAACTTCTATTGTCAGAGGTCCAAAATAATTCTATTTCCAGAAGATGTCTGCAAATCAACACAGAGCTCAGGAAACAATTATAAAGAGCCAAACAACTGGCCCTTTGACAGTCTTATCACCTAGCTTAAGAATACTGGCATCCAGCGGTGAGTAGAAACATATGGTTGGATAGGACACAACTATAAAATCAGATGCCTGCTGGCAGGCAGGCTGGctgtaagaagatgaacaacaGAGCAACCGTTCGCTGCATGTTTACTGTAAATTGTGAATAACGTCATAATGTACACTATCATCTTTGCTATGATCACAAGTTCATCTTTTACAACAAAGCAGCAAAGTTTGGATCCAGCTTCAGACAACAGACACAAGAGGGTGCTGTATGGAACTCAAGCAGAAATAATGGGGTTTCTGACGCACTCCTTGGATTGGACTTGTCCTGCAGTGAGCTCCAGTTGATCTTCTTCACAAAGGCCACCGTCGTGAGGCGTCTGGAAGATGGGGATGCTACCGAGCGGAAAGACGAGGACCGATCATTGGCGTGCTGGCTTCCGAGCATTTGGCGAGTGGAGGAAGATGAGCTTGACTGCCCGTCATCAGATGGTCGCATCATAGTACTGCTTCTATGGATTGGCACAGACTGAACCATTCTGCATCTGCTCAAACTCAAAGGAATGAGGAGGTTCATCTCTGCTGTCGTAATTGAACCTCATTCCTGCTGCATGCTGTTGGCGTGAGTGATGCACACCATCACCAAGTTTCTGTTTAGGATCACCAGCATCATCGCCACCTCAACTGGCCATCTTATCTTGTAACAGCAATTAGCTGATGAGGGGCTCTGCTTCTGATGAAGGGCGGCAGCTGCTCATACGGAGCCTCAATCTACAAGTAACCTGCAATCCACGGTGAATGATTATTACCAAGGGCAAAAGTGCATTAGAGTAGAGAGAAGCAATAATTTACTTGTGAATATAACAGTGCTGACAATCTGAATTTATCGAGTTTCCTGAAAAGACTCGTAGCGGTGCATTTGTGATGTTACAAATAAAACGATCATCACTTTGTGACTCTCTGTCTTGTGATGTTGTTACGCAGGAGTAACACAATTATTCAATTAATTACTAGTTGAAAAATGGTAACAATCCAGCattgatgaaaaaattgcaaatttgaACAAGAAAGATGAGGAGAAGGCCAATTTTGCAGAGAAGGAAACAGTTGATTGAATTTGATCCATGAACATACGCACCAGTATAATAATCCAATTTAGCACATGGACTCCCCTTCAGTTTGGTTACTGGAAAGTGAGAAATCAATCCAGTATCAGAGACAGAACAGTAAATGGATCAAAGCATTAACATAAGATAAGATCACAGCTAAAATGAATATAAACTGTGATCCATTGCTTTGATTGATATGTCACATGTAGCGATTACATGAAGTCGATAACTACGAACCTACAGATACCACAAAAGTTTGAGGCTTCCAACTAGAATCTGACTCTAAGTCTAAAAATTAGAGAATCAGAACTTTGAATCTCTGCAAGTCTTGAGCTGAGTGGCAAGTCCAATCTGCAACTTTGAATCTCTGCAAGTCTTGAACTTTGAATCTCTGCAAGTCGTGGCACCTGTCCAGACATAAGCATGCCACAGCCTGACTAGAGCCTAGAGGACGGCGAGGTAGAAGAACTCCAGGGTCGGATCAACTagcagctcctccgccgccacagcaGCTTCCGCTTCGACTCCCAGCGCACCGGACGCGGCGGCCCCTTCGCCCACGATCAAGCCACAACGGGGGTGGAAGCAGGACACGGAACCTCCCCGATGGCGCAGGGCGAGGCTGCGCTCCACGACCGCGGACGACCACCCCCGCTCCTCATCGGACTCCTCCCGCCGGTAAAGGCCCTCGTTGCGGCCCCTCTTCTTCGCCCCGTCGCGGCCCCTCTTCttcgcctcgtcgccgtccctctTCTTGGATGCGTCGCTGTCCCTCTTCTTGGATGCGTCGCGGTCGCGCCGGCGggcgagctcctcctcaacgGGGTCGTCCGCCACCACGGAGGTTATGGCGCCGTCGATGGTGAAGGTGAAGGCGAAGGCACCCGCGCGCAGGAGCTGGGTCCCGTCAGCGGCcatcatcggcggcggcggcaggattgAGATCTGATGGGATCGCGATTGcggtggacgcggcggcggcgggattgAGATCAGAAGGGAATGGGATCGCGAGTGCTCGTGACTCGTGAGAGATCAGGGATGGGAGTCGCGGCGGAGgggaaattttggaaagatgGCGCGCGGCGGAAGGGAAATTTGCAGGCGGATCGGACGGTGCCTTTGAGGACAGGTCGGATGCGTGGGCGACTCGGGATTAGTTGGCGTAGGCGCCACGCGGATCCGGACGCTTGCGTGCGGTGGACGCTGGTGGAGCGGGGTGACAGCTCAGCAGAGGCAAGGCAGGCGACCCGCTCGACTCGGATGCCCATGCGCTGCGGTTACCTTAACCCGGCGGTGAGGAGGTGTATTCCGGTATATCCGTGTTTCGGGACAGCCTGGGCAAGCGTATTAATTAATGGTTCTGATTTCcgcattttatttatttactagcagaaatacccgtgcgttgctacgggcccTTAACGGGTCCTTactgtaacagctgccattttGGTCATTTAAAGTGACttggatgaattggaagtgattcaagaagaaaaggaaaagaaattagccaaaatcaaattcgggtcaaatttggccgaaatttgaattttgaatttgaaattcagaaaaattcggcaaaaatatagaatacaagtgtaagagtgacTAGAACTTagggatcaagaatttggaacaGAAATGGTGCTAAATAtctcagagaaatcaaagaaagaaaaaggaaaattgaagttactgttcaccgtccgaaaataggaactcagaaaaacagcagcagagtctgttttcaaaattgatttctgatgaacttttcaaataagtgaatcaaAACAACTACACCACATCATAGTATGGACTTTAGACTACTAGAATTGGATGTTGTTGGCAAGAAACAGTGAAGCGAACAAATTCAAATtccagctcaaagtcagcatCTTGTCACTGCAAATGACATCACTGAaaatggttaagtctgaaaccaGCAGCATAGAGTCGACTTTGGacttgaattcagagcaatgtagatcagaAAGAGTAGttgttcttgagcaaaatggaacattgggatgttgtagaacacattTGGGAAGAAATTGGACTGAAAGGAGAGGAATTGGATCACTAAACTCAATCCCAAAGTGAAGCAAGTGACACTGTCAGTTAACTCACGAACTGAACTTGGAGTTCAGCGAAATTCAGTTGAAGCCGAGAAAGAAATTCAAATTACACTGTGCtcggatgtttatctcggggtagagccaaaataaaagttggaggattcaagtttatctccaacttctgttaaggcacttggggaccgtcggattggaaatcGACCGTGATGAAGCTCTGAAGATTTCGGGCAtcagaagaaagaaaggggaaCGATGACAGAGCAAcgggacgtgtcgccgccgccgccgtcggtcaCTCGCCAGCGCAACCAGCTAGGCCACCTCTTCACCACGTAAGTctacgagtaggccacggtgtcaccCATGCGCGCAGTAAaacgcttgaataactaccgctcccgcgccgccgtttcaccgccgctctttttaccgccgccactTCCTCTgtccgagccgccgccgccgagcaaaattccaccgctaCACCgtacctcccgtcgattccttccgtccacacctccgcccacaccccaccagcaaccctagaaccttgttgcccagcttctctGCCGTCACGCCTGGA
This sequence is a window from Setaria italica strain Yugu1 chromosome III, Setaria_italica_v2.0, whole genome shotgun sequence. Protein-coding genes within it:
- the LOC101766460 gene encoding uncharacterized protein LOC101766460, translating into MASHLDFRYLDEGLGGERGKRKRREEAEEAEAAAADSMDLDADAPRPSKLRAMPSLSDPSKPASFGRPTYDGVIAGRVSGRRWKEPRTRRASAVVVSRKPTPLEQRVREKSLKRAYQARKAELKEEIRQNKVAKRKAREEREKRKQENVLRTGTKLQRVTNPKTIQKIAKSKKRKQLKVVPDEFLGGKKSEASRRIQVPGLEN